Proteins found in one Campylobacter concisus genomic segment:
- the putP gene encoding sodium/proline symporter PutP — MSFGSYLAIAIYFGFLLFIGRYFYDKNASMNEYLLDNRRMGPVVTALSAGASDMSGWMLLGVPGALYATGIANVWMIIGLIIGAYCNYLFLAKRLRIYTEVASDSITIPDFLENRFKDRTKILRIISGLIILIFFTLYVSSGIIAGGKTFESFFGLKFAYGAIFTLVIVVFYTFFGGFKAVSITDAFQGLLMFCVLVSIPVVAYLNLDLPSDTNLLKEISKLDANHLNPFRDQTFWGILGLMAWGFGYFGQPHIIVRFMAIRDSKELAKARRIGIGWMSIGLLGAIMSGLIGFVYFSQRGGLNDPETVFLKLGELLFPPFFIGIIISAVLSAIMSTISSQLLVTSSSVTKDFIFAFYKKEISQNTQTAISRYAVVVVAIVATILAFISTDNVLNVVGNAWAGFGASFGPVLLFSLYWKRMSALGALAGMIAGGATVIFWITSGLNAYVYEILPGIIASCIAIISVSIWGDAINKMTSEPHEQVIKDEFEKMKTRL; from the coding sequence ATGAGCTTTGGGTCTTATTTAGCCATCGCCATCTATTTTGGCTTTTTGCTCTTTATCGGACGATATTTCTACGATAAAAACGCAAGTATGAACGAGTATCTGCTAGATAACCGTCGAATGGGTCCAGTAGTTACTGCACTTAGTGCTGGTGCTTCTGATATGAGTGGTTGGATGCTACTTGGCGTGCCCGGAGCCTTATACGCAACTGGTATAGCAAATGTGTGGATGATAATTGGTCTTATCATTGGAGCTTACTGCAACTATCTATTTTTAGCAAAGAGGCTTAGAATTTATACTGAAGTTGCGAGTGATAGCATCACAATACCAGACTTTTTAGAAAATCGCTTTAAAGATAGGACTAAAATTTTAAGAATCATCTCTGGTCTTATCATTTTAATCTTTTTCACACTTTATGTAAGTAGCGGCATCATCGCTGGTGGAAAGACATTTGAGAGCTTTTTTGGTTTAAAATTTGCCTACGGAGCGATCTTTACACTTGTTATTGTGGTCTTTTACACATTTTTTGGTGGATTTAAAGCAGTTAGTATAACTGACGCATTTCAGGGGCTTTTGATGTTTTGTGTCCTAGTCTCGATCCCAGTCGTGGCATATCTAAATTTAGACTTGCCAAGCGATACAAATTTACTAAAAGAGATAAGCAAGCTTGATGCAAACCACCTAAATCCATTTAGAGATCAAACTTTTTGGGGAATTTTAGGACTTATGGCTTGGGGATTTGGCTATTTTGGTCAGCCACACATCATTGTTAGATTTATGGCGATACGCGATTCAAAAGAGCTTGCTAAAGCAAGAAGGATCGGCATTGGTTGGATGAGTATTGGGTTGCTTGGTGCGATTATGAGCGGACTTATTGGCTTTGTCTACTTTAGTCAAAGAGGCGGGCTTAACGATCCTGAAACGGTGTTTTTAAAGCTTGGTGAGCTACTTTTCCCACCATTTTTTATAGGCATTATCATCTCAGCTGTGCTTTCAGCGATAATGAGTACTATCTCAAGTCAGCTTTTAGTTACATCTAGCTCGGTAACAAAGGACTTTATCTTTGCATTCTATAAAAAAGAGATTAGTCAAAATACACAAACAGCGATCAGTCGCTATGCTGTCGTAGTAGTGGCCATAGTTGCTACTATACTTGCCTTTATCTCGACAGATAATGTTCTAAACGTCGTTGGCAACGCTTGGGCTGGATTTGGTGCGAGCTTTGGACCGGTACTACTTTTTAGCCTTTACTGGAAGCGCATGAGCGCACTTGGAGCATTAGCTGGTATGATAGCTGGAGGTGCGACCGTAATATTTTGGATCACGTCAGGGCTAAACGCTTATGTTTATGAAATTTTACCTGGCATCATAGCGTCTTGCATAGCGATCATTAGCGTAAGTATCTGGGGCGATGCGATAAATAAAATGACGAGCGAACCTCACGAGCAAGTTATAAAAGATGAATTTGAAAAGATGAAAACAAGGCTTTAA
- the mnmC gene encoding bifunctional tRNA (5-methylaminomethyl-2-thiouridine)(34)-methyltransferase MnmD/FAD-dependent 5-carboxymethylaminomethyl-2-thiouridine(34) oxidoreductase MnmC: protein MKNANLSFKGQIPFNEEFGDIYFNTDKPWLESEFVFASALDEIWQSKDSFVIAETGFGAGLNFFTLFKKFKNSSKKLHFVSIEKTPIKKDDLLKIYENLGIFKAYAKKLVSLYPPLIEGIHRINFGPNITLDLCYGEAKEILPELDFSADIWFLDGFAPSKNGSIWSEEIFRQIARLSKVGTIARTYSCAKIVKDGLKGAGFLLSLKEGYARKRQMSSAVLEKKDKNLKDAWFARCEPASSVKGKTALIIGAGVAGLATAGELAKNGFKVVIAEAKGEVATNGSGNHCGALMPLVTKPGVNLGRMHLNAFLQAVRFYKATLPKSLIKFNGCIDYAFDDELVKRYASWQDQNAEDIFKFDENLKPYPGIFIKDGAYARPREICKFLSGSFEILLNHEYEIRAHLQNGKISVNFKNGKNLETDILVFCTGSKSSEIFNGYDMQISSVRGQVTHLKPVLKNALPLSAKGYICPAVKGVQVIGATYARNEICDTAKVEDNAKNLSDVSEFFDIKKATIISSRVGYRSYSGDRFPIIGALHDEEFYKQNYKGLFWSKNKDNNPKASYEKNVFVNFAHGSRGLGTAILGANLIMDLVLARPLCIERSLFHELHPARFLIRKLKKGLKF from the coding sequence ATGAAAAATGCAAATTTAAGCTTTAAAGGGCAAATTCCATTTAATGAGGAGTTTGGCGATATCTATTTTAATACCGACAAACCTTGGCTTGAGAGTGAATTTGTCTTTGCAAGCGCACTTGATGAAATTTGGCAGAGTAAAGATAGCTTCGTCATCGCTGAGACAGGATTTGGTGCCGGGCTAAATTTCTTCACACTTTTTAAGAAATTTAAAAATAGTTCTAAAAAACTTCACTTTGTTAGCATCGAAAAAACCCCTATTAAAAAAGATGATCTTTTAAAAATTTATGAAAATTTAGGCATTTTTAAAGCTTATGCCAAAAAGCTAGTTTCGCTCTATCCACCTCTTATTGAGGGCATACACCGCATAAATTTTGGTCCAAATATCACACTTGATCTTTGCTACGGCGAGGCTAAAGAAATTTTACCTGAGCTTGATTTTAGCGCTGACATCTGGTTTCTAGACGGCTTTGCTCCAAGTAAAAATGGCTCGATCTGGAGCGAAGAAATTTTTAGGCAGATCGCAAGACTAAGCAAGGTTGGCACGATTGCTAGAACCTACTCGTGTGCAAAAATAGTAAAAGACGGGCTAAAGGGTGCTGGCTTTTTGCTAAGCCTAAAAGAGGGATACGCTAGAAAACGCCAGATGAGTAGCGCCGTGCTAGAGAAAAAAGATAAAAATTTAAAAGATGCTTGGTTTGCGAGATGCGAGCCAGCCTCTAGCGTAAAAGGCAAAACAGCGCTCATCATAGGAGCAGGAGTGGCTGGACTTGCAACAGCTGGCGAGCTAGCCAAAAATGGCTTTAAAGTGGTGATCGCCGAGGCAAAGGGTGAAGTGGCTACAAATGGCTCAGGCAATCACTGTGGTGCTTTGATGCCATTAGTTACGAAGCCTGGGGTAAATTTAGGCCGCATGCATTTAAACGCATTTTTGCAAGCAGTGAGATTTTACAAGGCAACTTTGCCAAAAAGCCTTATCAAATTTAACGGCTGCATCGACTACGCATTTGATGATGAGCTCGTTAAAAGGTACGCCTCATGGCAGGATCAAAATGCAGAGGATATTTTTAAATTCGATGAGAACTTAAAACCATATCCTGGCATATTTATAAAAGATGGCGCATACGCTAGACCAAGAGAAATTTGTAAATTTTTATCAGGCAGTTTTGAAATTTTATTAAATCACGAGTATGAGATCAGGGCGCATCTACAAAACGGCAAAATCAGTGTTAATTTTAAAAACGGTAAAAATTTAGAAACTGATATTTTGGTCTTTTGTACTGGTAGCAAGAGTAGTGAAATTTTTAATGGCTACGACATGCAAATAAGCAGTGTCCGAGGTCAAGTCACGCACCTAAAACCAGTGCTAAAAAATGCCCTGCCACTAAGTGCAAAAGGCTATATCTGCCCAGCCGTCAAAGGCGTACAAGTTATCGGTGCAACTTATGCCAGAAATGAAATTTGCGATACGGCTAAAGTTGAGGATAATGCTAAAAATTTAAGCGATGTAAGCGAGTTTTTTGATATCAAAAAAGCAACAATTATCAGCTCACGTGTGGGATATAGAAGCTATAGTGGAGATAGATTTCCGATAATTGGTGCTTTGCATGATGAGGAATTTTATAAACAAAACTACAAAGGGCTATTTTGGAGCAAAAATAAAGATAACAATCCAAAAGCAAGCTACGAAAAAAATGTCTTTGTAAATTTTGCTCACGGCTCACGTGGCCTTGGCACAGCGATACTTGGAGCAAATTTGATAATGGATCTTGTGCTTGCTCGCCCACTTTGCATAGAAAGATCGCTATTTCATGAGCTTCATCCAGCTAGATTTTTGATAAGAAAACTAAAAAAGGGATTAAAATTTTAA
- a CDS encoding N-acetylmuramoyl-L-alanine amidase family protein: MKRAIILFFIVCNFLFAATNSEIFAKFDKNFASSSRSAKIKFHNDIKDIYVDAIIKNDKNIKRQALTRLITSSKSLGFDSSGYIKDLNALNGIKSASTPSTATLTLLSATKVNDTLVLKFNTKIDTAKLKTSFLKQQNTYKNIMDIDGRLNGNPLTYKNFISDYIHISQYDKNTVRVIFSDKVQKTIKANATGDLLVISAQNFISNENVKAPLHKTKNKNEEVPHKEPEPNLKPQPAQSEPVTAPLPPVATGKFSRNKTIVIDPGHGGTDPGAVNGKLQEKTAVLGVAKKLGDILKARGYKVFFTRSTDVFINLRTRTKFANDKMADLFVSIHANAAPNATKAKSMHGIETFFLSPARSERSKNAAALENKSDIEEMNYFSQQTFLNVLNREKIIASNKLGIDIQKEILASARKVYAASDGSVREAPFWVLVGALMPAVLVEIGYITHPVEGEKLFNDAYQNALANGIANGIDGYFAKNR, from the coding sequence ATGAAACGAGCGATAATACTCTTTTTTATTGTTTGTAATTTTCTTTTTGCTGCAACAAATTCAGAGATATTTGCAAAATTTGATAAAAATTTTGCTAGCTCAAGCAGAAGTGCAAAGATCAAATTTCACAACGATATAAAAGACATCTATGTCGACGCGATCATAAAAAACGATAAAAATATAAAAAGACAAGCGCTCACAAGACTCATAACCAGCTCGAAATCGCTTGGTTTTGATTCAAGTGGGTATATAAAAGATCTAAATGCACTAAATGGCATAAAGAGCGCCAGTACGCCTAGTACTGCTACTTTGACGCTGCTTAGTGCAACCAAGGTAAATGACACTTTAGTACTTAAGTTTAATACAAAAATCGATACTGCAAAACTAAAAACATCCTTTTTAAAGCAACAAAATACATATAAAAACATTATGGATATCGATGGTAGATTAAATGGTAATCCGCTAACTTATAAAAATTTTATATCTGATTACATTCACATCTCGCAGTATGATAAAAATACTGTTAGAGTTATTTTTTCTGATAAGGTCCAAAAGACTATAAAAGCAAATGCGACAGGCGATCTGCTTGTAATCAGCGCTCAAAATTTTATCTCAAACGAAAATGTAAAAGCACCACTTCATAAAACTAAAAATAAAAATGAAGAAGTGCCACACAAAGAGCCTGAGCCAAATTTAAAGCCGCAGCCTGCACAAAGTGAGCCAGTGACAGCACCTTTGCCACCAGTTGCGACTGGTAAATTTTCACGCAACAAAACGATCGTCATCGATCCGGGTCATGGCGGCACAGACCCTGGCGCGGTAAATGGCAAACTGCAAGAAAAAACAGCCGTTTTAGGTGTAGCCAAAAAGCTTGGCGACATACTAAAAGCGCGTGGCTACAAGGTCTTTTTTACCAGGTCAACCGATGTCTTTATAAATTTAAGAACAAGAACAAAATTTGCAAATGATAAGATGGCTGATCTATTTGTTTCCATTCACGCAAATGCCGCTCCAAATGCCACAAAGGCAAAGAGCATGCACGGCATTGAGACATTTTTCTTATCGCCTGCAAGAAGTGAACGTAGTAAAAACGCGGCCGCGCTTGAGAACAAATCAGATATCGAAGAGATGAATTACTTTTCACAGCAGACGTTTCTAAACGTGCTAAACCGCGAGAAGATCATCGCGTCAAACAAGCTTGGCATCGATATCCAAAAAGAAATTTTAGCAAGTGCTAGAAAGGTCTATGCTGCAAGTGATGGCAGTGTGAGAGAGGCACCGTTTTGGGTGCTTGTAGGCGCTCTTATGCCAGCAGTTCTTGTTGAGATCGGCTATATCACGCATCCAGTCGAGGGTGAAAAGCTCTTTAATGATGCCTATCAAAACGCTCTTGCAAATGGCATTGCAAACGGCATTGACGGATATTTTGCAAAAAATAGATGA
- a CDS encoding nitronate monooxygenase yields MELKPLKIGKYEIKYPIFQGGMGLGISWDKLAGNVSLEGGLGIISSVGTGYYENRKFINKELNAKPFGSENFYSTRGLRAIIENARKICGDLPLGVNIMYAANDYARVVKDACEAGINIIVSGAGLPTNLPEFTQNFKEVALVPIISSAKALKIICKRWLQRYDRLPDAVVLEGPLSGGHQGFTYEQCLDPEFSLFNLIPQVKAEIKEWGDFPLIAAGGIWDKNDIEKAISLGADGVQMGTRFIGTHECDADIGFKEVILAAEEKDIELIKSPVGYPARGIRTNLINLVEKRMGPKIQCISNCVSPCQRGKGAKEVGYCIADRLFDSFSGKKETGLFFTGANGYKLKELISVKELMHKLVHGE; encoded by the coding sequence ATGGAGTTAAAGCCATTAAAAATAGGAAAATATGAGATAAAGTATCCGATATTTCAAGGCGGCATGGGACTTGGTATCAGCTGGGACAAACTAGCTGGCAATGTCAGCCTAGAAGGCGGTCTTGGAATAATCAGCTCAGTTGGCACAGGATATTATGAAAATCGTAAATTTATAAACAAAGAGCTAAATGCAAAGCCATTTGGAAGTGAGAATTTCTACTCAACAAGAGGTCTTAGAGCAATTATTGAGAATGCACGAAAAATTTGTGGAGATTTGCCACTTGGCGTAAATATAATGTATGCTGCAAATGATTACGCAAGAGTGGTAAAAGACGCTTGTGAAGCCGGTATAAATATCATCGTATCAGGTGCTGGACTACCTACGAATTTGCCAGAATTTACACAAAATTTTAAAGAGGTTGCACTAGTTCCTATTATCTCAAGTGCAAAAGCACTAAAGATCATCTGTAAACGTTGGCTACAAAGATATGACCGCTTACCAGATGCTGTCGTGCTTGAAGGACCACTAAGCGGCGGACATCAGGGCTTTACTTACGAGCAGTGCCTTGATCCTGAGTTTTCGCTATTTAATCTAATTCCACAAGTAAAGGCCGAGATAAAAGAGTGGGGCGACTTTCCGCTCATCGCAGCCGGTGGAATTTGGGATAAAAATGATATCGAAAAAGCAATATCGCTAGGCGCAGACGGCGTTCAGATGGGTACACGCTTCATCGGCACTCATGAGTGTGACGCGGATATTGGCTTTAAAGAAGTGATACTAGCAGCCGAGGAAAAAGACATTGAGCTTATAAAAAGCCCAGTTGGCTATCCGGCTCGTGGGATTAGAACAAATTTGATAAATTTGGTAGAAAAAAGGATGGGACCAAAGATCCAGTGTATAAGCAACTGTGTGAGCCCTTGTCAAAGGGGCAAAGGAGCTAAAGAGGTTGGATATTGCATCGCTGATAGGCTATTTGACTCATTTAGCGGCAAAAAAGAGACTGGGTTATTTTTCACTGGAGCAAACGGATATAAACTAAAAGAGCTAATAAGCGTAAAAGAGCTAATGCACAAGCTGGTACATGGTGAATGA
- the tyrS gene encoding tyrosine--tRNA ligase, producing MQDIAEILQEIKRGVAEIIDFERVENLIKNYYEKGENFYVKAGFDPTAPDLHLGHTVVLSKMALLQKHGAIVQFLIGDFTAQIGDPTGKSATRKKLDQETVLKNAKTYEEQVFKILDPKKTLIMFNSKWSNELGAAGMIELTSTFSVARMLERDDFEKRIKSGSPISICEFMYPLLQGYDSVAMKCDIEMGGTDQKFNLLMGRTLQRTYNVGKEQAVIMMPLLEGLDGVNKMSKSLGNYIGVTENANDMFAKTLSISDELMWRWYELLSTKSLGEIENLMNDVKNGKYHPKKAKEDLAYEITARYHGEEAAKAAMAEFNSVHSQNQLPTDIKEFSLKAPAWIVEALSQCELSESNSQARRDIKANAVSINQEKISDEQLKLEAGEYILQVGKRKFAKVKVE from the coding sequence ATGCAAGATATAGCTGAAATTTTACAAGAGATAAAACGCGGTGTCGCCGAGATTATTGACTTTGAAAGAGTTGAGAATTTAATAAAAAACTATTATGAAAAAGGTGAAAATTTCTATGTAAAGGCTGGCTTTGACCCAACTGCTCCAGACCTTCACTTAGGTCACACAGTCGTTTTAAGCAAGATGGCACTACTTCAAAAACATGGCGCGATCGTACAGTTTTTGATAGGCGACTTCACTGCTCAAATAGGCGATCCAACCGGCAAATCAGCTACCAGAAAGAAGCTAGATCAAGAGACGGTTTTAAAAAATGCCAAGACTTACGAGGAGCAAGTTTTTAAAATTTTAGATCCAAAAAAGACCTTGATAATGTTTAACTCAAAATGGTCAAATGAGCTTGGAGCTGCTGGAATGATAGAGCTAACTAGCACATTTTCAGTCGCTAGAATGCTAGAGCGTGACGACTTTGAAAAAAGGATAAAATCTGGCAGTCCAATTTCAATTTGTGAATTTATGTATCCGCTTCTTCAAGGTTATGATAGCGTTGCGATGAAGTGCGACATCGAGATGGGCGGTACGGATCAGAAATTTAACCTTCTAATGGGTAGAACCTTACAGCGGACATATAATGTTGGCAAAGAGCAAGCTGTTATCATGATGCCACTTCTTGAGGGGCTTGATGGTGTAAATAAGATGAGCAAAAGTCTTGGAAATTATATCGGCGTAACTGAAAATGCAAATGATATGTTTGCAAAAACGCTTAGTATAAGCGATGAGCTAATGTGGCGTTGGTACGAACTTTTAAGCACAAAAAGCCTTGGCGAGATAGAAAATTTAATGAATGACGTAAAAAACGGCAAGTATCATCCAAAAAAAGCAAAAGAGGACCTTGCGTACGAGATAACAGCAAGGTATCACGGCGAGGAGGCTGCAAAGGCTGCGATGGCTGAGTTTAATAGTGTCCACTCTCAAAATCAGCTCCCAACTGATATAAAAGAATTTAGCCTAAAAGCACCAGCGTGGATAGTGGAAGCTTTATCGCAGTGTGAGCTAAGTGAGTCAAATTCTCAAGCAAGACGCGACATAAAGGCAAATGCAGTTAGCATTAATCAAGAAAAGATTAGTGATGAGCAATTAAAATTAGAAGCAGGTGAATATATCTTGCAAGTCGGTAAGCGTAAATTTGCAAAAGTAAAGGTTGAATAG
- a CDS encoding RelA/SpoT family protein, giving the protein MKENSLFLEQLIEQILPCKNVSEAITLLFSLCERSEKLDKAIDSCVTSHAGQYRKSGEPYAIHPILVASIVANMGGDESMVIAALLHDVVEDTEVTLSEVQAEFGDEVAKLVEGLTKIVAIRENKLASSSSNEKLASSALTFRKMLLISIEDVRVLVVKLCDRLHNMLTLDALKVEKQKRIAEETVMVYAPIAHRLGISSIKNILEDLSFKYAMPEEYAKIDSFLNKNKQQLSLKLNAFYEKVNQILLENGFIEGTFEIQKRIKHYYSIYLKMQRKGISIEEVLDLLAIRILVQKPLDCYLALGNLHINFNPLISRFKDYIALPKQNGYQTIHTTIFDNKSIFEAQVRTYDMHKTAEYGVAAHWKYKNGEGSLLNPKLDWLNDIGMQNNEAESNVEELYEYAKDSLYIEDIAVYSPKGEVFTLPRGATALDYAYEIHTEIGLYAKEAYINRVRMPLLTELKNGDIVRIVTGEEAKFRCSWINSVRTGKARATIRTYCKQKIKDINYKIAVDILKSVFGVSKDRILDWIEHENLGKKVFRAATESEFLQEVVNMLKKYIKKERPFMISLGDKYQVKKQKFENIVIYSNHKISNVEFDYCCNPKRGDSIVGFKNGHNVTVHHKLCERAGKLMDKGNEIIFVKWTRNAPHRYKILLNLENRKGALAEFLTYLARLDVNLATISLNEANDLSGDTFEISVEIAENIDANELREKIKDRYKIIDFVSQSDPYHN; this is encoded by the coding sequence TTGAAGGAAAATAGTCTTTTTTTAGAGCAGCTAATAGAACAAATTTTACCTTGTAAAAATGTTTCAGAAGCTATAACGCTGCTCTTTTCTCTTTGCGAACGAAGCGAGAAATTAGACAAAGCTATAGATAGCTGTGTCACATCTCATGCTGGTCAATACCGCAAAAGTGGCGAGCCATACGCAATCCATCCTATCTTAGTAGCATCAATAGTAGCAAATATGGGTGGAGATGAGAGTATGGTCATAGCTGCACTACTTCACGATGTAGTTGAAGATACTGAAGTTACACTGAGCGAAGTTCAGGCTGAATTTGGCGATGAAGTGGCAAAGCTGGTTGAGGGGCTTACAAAGATAGTTGCTATAAGAGAAAACAAGCTTGCAAGCTCAAGTAGTAACGAAAAACTAGCAAGCTCGGCACTAACTTTTAGAAAAATGCTTTTAATCTCCATAGAAGATGTTAGAGTTCTTGTGGTTAAGCTTTGTGATAGGCTTCATAATATGCTAACCCTTGATGCATTAAAAGTAGAAAAACAAAAACGTATTGCTGAAGAGACGGTTATGGTCTACGCTCCGATCGCTCATAGGCTTGGAATTTCATCGATTAAAAACATACTTGAGGATCTAAGCTTTAAATATGCGATGCCAGAAGAATACGCCAAGATCGATAGCTTTTTAAATAAAAATAAGCAGCAGCTTAGCCTTAAGCTAAATGCTTTTTACGAAAAAGTAAATCAAATTTTGCTTGAAAACGGCTTTATTGAGGGCACTTTTGAGATACAAAAACGTATAAAGCATTACTACTCAATCTATTTAAAAATGCAAAGAAAAGGCATTTCGATTGAAGAGGTGCTTGATTTGCTCGCCATTAGAATTCTTGTGCAAAAGCCGCTTGATTGCTACCTTGCGCTTGGAAATTTGCATATAAATTTTAATCCTCTTATTTCGAGATTTAAGGATTATATTGCGCTTCCAAAGCAAAATGGCTATCAAACGATACATACAACTATTTTTGATAATAAGAGTATTTTTGAGGCACAAGTTCGTACTTACGATATGCACAAAACCGCCGAATACGGTGTCGCAGCTCACTGGAAATACAAAAATGGCGAGGGCAGTTTACTTAATCCAAAACTTGACTGGCTAAACGACATTGGTATGCAAAACAATGAAGCTGAAAGTAACGTCGAAGAGCTTTATGAATATGCAAAAGATAGTCTTTATATAGAAGATATTGCGGTCTATTCGCCAAAAGGTGAGGTTTTTACACTTCCACGCGGGGCTACTGCACTTGATTATGCTTATGAGATTCACACAGAGATCGGACTTTACGCAAAAGAAGCTTATATAAATCGCGTCAGGATGCCACTTTTAACAGAGCTAAAAAACGGTGATATTGTAAGGATTGTAACTGGCGAGGAGGCAAAATTTCGCTGTTCATGGATAAATAGCGTTCGAACTGGTAAAGCAAGGGCTACAATAAGAACATACTGCAAGCAAAAGATAAAAGATATAAATTATAAAATTGCAGTTGATATTTTAAAGTCGGTTTTTGGCGTTTCAAAAGATAGAATTTTAGACTGGATAGAGCATGAAAATTTAGGCAAAAAAGTTTTTCGTGCTGCAACTGAAAGCGAATTTTTGCAAGAGGTCGTAAATATGCTTAAAAAGTATATAAAAAAAGAGCGTCCTTTTATGATCTCTTTGGGCGACAAATATCAGGTTAAAAAGCAAAAATTTGAAAATATTGTAATCTATTCAAATCATAAAATTTCAAATGTCGAGTTTGACTATTGTTGTAATCCAAAAAGAGGCGATAGTATAGTTGGCTTTAAAAATGGGCACAATGTGACAGTGCACCACAAACTTTGTGAGCGTGCTGGAAAGCTTATGGATAAGGGCAATGAAATCATCTTTGTCAAATGGACTAGAAATGCCCCACATAGATATAAAATTTTATTAAATCTTGAGAACCGAAAAGGCGCGTTGGCTGAATTTTTAACATATCTTGCTAGACTAGATGTAAATTTGGCTACAATCTCGCTAAATGAAGCAAATGACCTTAGTGGCGATACATTTGAAATAAGTGTTGAGATAGCCGAAAATATCGATGCAAACGAGCTAAGAGAGAAGATCAAAGATAGATATAAGATTATAGATTTCGTTTCGCAAAGCGATCCATACCATAACTAG
- a CDS encoding DNA-directed RNA polymerase subunit omega — protein sequence MRTEQITARALKQVGDDRYKLSLIVAKRAEALANGAQTLVNADTSKMKFADIALLEVAEGKIGLEAIVEGK from the coding sequence ATGAGAACAGAACAAATAACAGCAAGAGCGTTAAAGCAAGTTGGTGATGATAGATATAAACTTTCACTTATCGTAGCAAAGCGCGCAGAAGCACTGGCAAACGGAGCTCAAACTCTTGTTAATGCTGATACTTCAAAGATGAAATTTGCTGACATTGCGCTACTTGAAGTAGCTGAGGGCAAAATAGGCTTAGAGGCAATAGTTGAAGGAAAATAG
- the pyrH gene encoding UMP kinase → MSKRKRVLVKFSGEALAGENGFGIDTAVLKFIANEIKELVENGIEVGIVIGGGNIIRGVSAAKDGIIKRTSGDHMGMLATVINSIAMREALERSGLEVRVQSAIKMEAICETFIVGRAQRHLEKGKVVIFAAGTGNPFFTTDTAATLRAIEIGSDMIIKATKVDGVYDKDPKKFKDAKLLKSLNYEKAMSDDIKVMDDTAIALAKDNSLPILVCNMFKAGNLLKIINEEEAALYSVVK, encoded by the coding sequence ATGAGTAAAAGAAAACGCGTATTGGTTAAATTTTCAGGCGAAGCTTTAGCGGGAGAGAATGGTTTTGGCATAGATACGGCGGTGCTTAAATTTATAGCAAATGAGATAAAAGAGCTTGTCGAAAATGGTATCGAGGTTGGCATCGTGATAGGTGGTGGCAACATTATACGCGGTGTGAGTGCCGCAAAAGATGGTATCATTAAACGAACGAGTGGCGATCACATGGGCATGCTAGCAACTGTAATAAACTCAATCGCGATGCGTGAAGCTTTAGAGCGAAGCGGGCTAGAGGTAAGAGTGCAAAGCGCGATCAAGATGGAGGCGATCTGTGAGACTTTCATCGTTGGACGTGCGCAGCGCCATTTGGAAAAAGGCAAAGTTGTCATCTTTGCTGCAGGTACCGGCAATCCTTTCTTTACAACTGATACAGCAGCAACTTTAAGAGCTATTGAGATCGGCTCAGATATGATCATAAAAGCGACAAAAGTTGATGGCGTTTATGATAAAGACCCTAAAAAATTCAAAGATGCAAAACTTCTAAAATCACTAAACTACGAAAAGGCGATGAGTGATGATATCAAGGTTATGGACGATACTGCCATAGCTTTAGCAAAAGATAACTCACTGCCGATTTTGGTTTGTAATATGTTTAAGGCTGGAAATTTATTAAAAATAATAAATGAAGAAGAAGCAGCCCTATACTCAGTAGTAAAATAA